Proteins co-encoded in one Plectropomus leopardus isolate mb chromosome 14, YSFRI_Pleo_2.0, whole genome shotgun sequence genomic window:
- the numb gene encoding protein numb homolog isoform X1 produces MNKLRQSFRRKKDVYVPESSRPHQWQTDEEAVRSGKCSFAVKYLGHVEVEESRGMHICEDAVKRLKTDRKFFKGFFAKAGKKPVRAVLWVSADGLRVVDDKTKDLILDQTIEKVSFCAPDRNFERAFSYICRDGTTRRWICHCFMAIKDSGERLSHAVGCAFAACLERKQKREKECGVTATFDANRTTFTREGSFRVTTATEAAEREEVMRQLQDAKNVETDVKVAGNSATSVTNSSTHPTGGSPSPSSSPPLSMSNLGPQVIPRRHAPAEVLARQGSFRGFPALSQKTSPFKRQMSLRMNELPSTMQRKSDFPMKNTVPEVEGESDSISSLCTQITSAFSGPPEDPFSSAPMPKPASSPQSPVAPVNGTAPAFSVAAVAAAAAAANPPVLPPALPARDTNPWAKTPAGAPASAQPGSNWSSPTPVIVVPPTSSPPTASHKRTPSEADRWLEEVTKSVRGAQPNPIIGAVTPPTQPFPAPVPIPVASVPSVPPVAFMSSLPSAVPMLPPRQPAFHAQAPASFPMPNGLPFPQPSVPVVGITPSQMVANVFGSATQPQPFPVPASTTPQHDHQAVGNISPFIKPPQSTAVTAAPLQPSNGSVTFNGADSWAAPSQLAPSSPATQPPPQPQEDAFEAQWAALESRSRQRTTPSPTNPFSTELHKTFEIQL; encoded by the exons GACAGGAAATTCTTCAAAGGATTCTTTGCAAAA gCTGGGAAGAAGCCAGTCCGTGCTGTGTTGTGGGTGTCAGCAGATGGTCTTCGTGTTGTAGACGACAAAACAAAG gaccTGATTCTGGACCAGACAATAGAAAAGGTGTCGTTCTGCGCTCCGGACCGTAACTTTGAGAGAGCGTTCTCTTACATCTGCAGGGACGGCACCACGCGACGCTGGATCTGCCATTGTTTTATGGCCATTAAAGACTCA GGGGAGCGTCTCAGTCATGCTGTCGGTTGTGCATTCGCCGCCTGTCTGGAGCGAAAACAGAAACGGGAGAAGGAGTGCGGGGTCACGGCAACCTTTGACGCCAACAGAACCACTTTCACTCGTGAGGGCTCCTTTCGTGTTACCACGGCAACAGAGGCAGCAGAGCGGGAGGAAGTCATGAGGCAGCTACAGGATGCTAAAAACG TGGAGACAGATGTAAAGGTTGCTGGAaactcggccaccagtgtgacGAACTCTTCCACACACCCGACGGGCGGATCGCCATCCCCCTCGTCCTCTCCGCCTCTCTCCATGTCCAACCTGGGACCCCAGGTGATACCACGCAGACATGCACCTGCGGAGGTTCTCGCCAGGCAGGGCTCCTTCAGGGGCTTCCCGGCCCTCAGTCAGAAGACGTCTCCCTTCAAACGACAGATGTCACTGCGCATGAATGAGCTGCCCTCCACCATGCAGCGCAAATCAGACTTCCCTATGAAGAATACAG TCCCTGAGGTAGAAGGAGAAAGTGACAGCATCAGCTCGCTGTGCACTCAGATCACCTCAGCGTTCAGCGGCCCCCCAGAGGACCCCTTTTCCTCAGCGCCAATGCCCAAACCAGCCTCATCCCCACAGTCTCCGGTAGCACCAG TGAACGGCACAGCGCCCGCCttctctgttgctgctgttgctgctgctgctgctgctgctaaccCCCCAGTTCTGCCCCCCGCCCTGCCTGCTCGAGACACTAACCCCTGGGCTAAGACCCCAGCTGGGGCCCCGGCCTCGGCACAGCCAG GAAGTAACTGGTCATCCCCGACTCCGGTGATAGTGGTCCCTCCCACATCCTCCCCGCCCACGGCCTCCCACAAACGCACACCATCAGAAGCAGACCGGTGGTTAGAAGAAGTCACCAAGTCTGTTCGAGGGGCGCAGCCTAATCCGATAATAGGAGCGGTCACGCCTCCCACCCAGCCGTTCCCCGCCCCTGTGCCGATACCCGTGGCGTCTGTTCCCTCTGTTCCCCCGGTGGCCTTCATGTCCTCTCTGCCCTCCGCCGTGCCCATGTTGCCGCCTCGCCAGCCTGCCTTCCACGCTCAGGCTCCAGCCTCCTTCCCGATGCCCAACGGGCTGCCGTTCCCGCAGCCCAGCGTGCCTGTGGTCGGCATCACTCCCTCACAGATGGTGGCTAATGTGTTTGGCTCGGCCACGCAACCCCAGCCGTTCCCCGTCCCGGCCTCCACGACGCCCCAGCACGATCACCAGGCCGTCGGCAACATCAGCCCGTTCATCAAACCCCCACAATCCACCGCAGTGACCGCCGCCCCCCTGCAGCCATCCAACGGCAGTGTGACCTTTAACGGAGCAGACAGCTGGGCCGCTCCGTCCCAACTCGCCCCATCCTCCCCGGCCACCCAGCCGCCGCCACAGCCGCAGGAAGATGCCTTTGAGGCCCAGTGGGCAGCCTTGGAGAGCCGCTCTCGCCAGCGCACCACACCCTCCCCGACAAATCCCTTCTCCACGGAGCTGCACAAGACCTTTGAGATCCAGCTCTGA